Below is a genomic region from Thermodesulfobacteriota bacterium.
TTATAGTAACAGAGAAGCGTCCCATCTGCTCTGTCGTGGCTAAAATACTCTTTCGATGTAAGGCCGTAGTCTATCGTGAGGACAAATCCTTCATCGAGTCTTTTTGCTAACTCCTGAAGGAAGGTTCTGGCTTTAAGACAGACTTCAGTTTTGAAACCTCTCTCAAAGCTGACTGAGAATTGCTCAAAGTATTCTTTTATCGATTCTTCTGCATCTTTTGCTATTTCCCTAAAACCAAACTCATCAAAAGTAACAAATATCTCCTTTAAGTCTTCTTCCATTACAACCCTCTTTACTGGAAAAGAATCGAAAAGTTCGTTTGAGAGAAAAACGCCTTTGACGGGGGGTAGATCCGAAAGATGAGAAAACCAAAAAACATTTGAGAAAATGGTGAGTCTCTTTTTTTGAATGCTCATAAGATAGGGGTTTTTTTCGATCATGACGTAAGATATGGAGTGAAAAAAGTCCGTATCTGACTGGTAAATAAAGCTTAAAATGTCATAAGCTAAAGTTCCATCTCCTGGGCCAGCTTCGACAAGAAAAAAATTCTTAGGTTTTCCCATGAGCTCCCAAAACTCTTTAAGTTGAATTGCAATCAAAGCTCCAAAGATCCGATGAAGGTGCGGTCCTGTAAGATAGTCTCCTTTCCTTCCCCAGGGGATCCTTCTTCCCATATAGTAGCCAAGCTTTGGAGTGTAAAGGGCCATCTCCATAAATTTATCGAAGCTTATCATCCCCTTTTTCTTTATTTCTTCGATTATTATGTTCTCCAACTCACCCATCTCAAGCTTTATGCGCTTTCCTCTTCTTTTAGTGGTAGTCGTACTTGGATATCGATTGTTTTTACATCCGGTGTGTCTTCAGAAAGCGCGCATAGATCTCTCAATTTTTTCGCGGCGGGAAGTAGTCTCGCCTCTAAAGAACCTATAGTTTTGTTGTAGTTCGCGACTGCTCCACTTAAGGACTCGCCAGTCTTTATTAAGTGATCCAAAAAATTGGAAAGTCTTTCACATAACTGCTTTCCATGCCTCGCTATTTCGCTTGCATTCTCAACCATCCTGTGCTGCTGCCACCCGAAAGCTATTGCCTTAAGAAGCGCAAGGAGGCTCAATGGACTTGCAGGAAAAACTCTTTTCTCTATGGCAAAATCGAGCAGGCTCGGGTCCCGCTCAAAGGCAGAACTAAGGCATGCTTCGTTGGGCACAAACATGATGACGAATTCCGGTGCCTTTGCAAATCTTTGCCAGTATTCTTTGTCAGAAAGCTCCTTAACCCTTTCCTTTAAAGATCGCGCGTGGTCGGAAAGCTTTGCGTCTCGTGTTTTCTCATCCTGCGCTTCGAGTGCCTCGAGATAAGCCTGCATTGGTGTCTTTGCATCAAGGGCCAATACACCTTCGTTTGGCAAATAAATGATCATGTCCGGTCGCCTGTGGTCAGAGGTTGTCTGTTCTTTAAAGTCTACATGTTCCACCATTCCTGCCATCTCCACAAGCCGTCTTAGCTGGTACTCACCCCATTTGCCTCGAACAGTCGGAGATTTTAAGGCCTGAACAAGGCTCACAGTTGTTGTGTGAAGCTCCTTATGTGTTTGGGCCAGCTGTTTTAATTGTTCCTGCAATCCCTGATATGCCCCTTCCCTCTTCCTTTCCAGATCCCGGATATACTGATCGAGCGTCTTCAATGTCGCTTCTAGCGGCTCTACAATATTTTTAAACTCGGCCTTATGTGTTGAAAGATCCCCTTTCATCTGTGTAAGAAGGGTCTCAAGCTGGGAACGCGTATACTTTAAAAATTCCTCGGAGCTAGATTGCAAAACCTCTGACGCAAGAGCTTGAAAAACCTCCCTAAGTCGGTTTTGAGCCTCTTCTACCCAACGGATCTTCTCGCTGTCAAGCTCCTTCTCCTTTGTCAGTTCTGCAACTCTCGTTTTTAGATTTACGTTTTCTTCTCGCAGATCCGCAATTAGTTTTTCAATCTCCGGTAATCTTTTTGCGTTCTCTTCTGCCCTAGCTTTGGAGTCCAACGCCTCTTTTAGCTCAAGTTGAACCTCAAAAAGACGCTTTTTACTGTCCTCTATTTCCGTCTGCAAAGATCTGATCTGAGACTCTGTCAATGCATTTCTAGCCCTAAAAAGGAAGTAAAGTAAGCTTCCTCCGGTAACAAGGCCGAAAAGGAAAAAGATAAGATGGCTCGTTACATCCTCCATCTCTTCGGTCCTTCTCATCTCATAGGGAAACTCTTTAGGATCTCGGCTAGTGCCTGCGTAAAGTCTATGCCATAAGTGTTTTGCGTCCCGTTTTTCATATCCCTCAGTATGACGACACCGTTTTTTACTTCTTCCTCTCCTATAATGACGACATAATCTACCGAAAGACTGTTTGCGTACCGCATTTGAGACTTAAGCGACCTGTCATCAAGCTCATAGTAGACTGGTATGTTTTTATCGAGGAGCTGTTTTACAATACCAAAAAGTCTTTTTTTTGCCTCTTCACCTAGATAAGCAATGAAAACCTTGGGCACTTCCTTTTTTGGATAAGTCTCTAGAATCAAAGAGAGCCTCTCAAGCCCCAAAGCAAATCCTATCCCGGGTATATTGGGACCACCCATTTCTCTTACAAGGTTGTCGTATCTTCCTCCTGCTATGAAAGCCTTTTGGGCCCCAAGCCTTTCGGAGGTTACTTCGAATACAGTTCGCGTATAGTAGTCGAGTCCCCTAACTAGCCTGTTATTGTGGATAGTTTGAATTCCAAACCCAGCAAGAAGCTCTTTAAACTTTCCGAAATGGGCCATGCATTCCTCACAAAGAGACTCAAAGAGCAAAGGAGCATCCTGGGTTGCCGAGTGACACTCAGGTTTCTTGCAGTCAAAGATTCGTAAAGGGTTCTTTTTTGCCCTTTCCTTGCAGTCCTCACAAAGACAGGTCAACCTTTCATTGACGAACTCTGAAAATAATTTCTTATATTTTTCACGGCAGACCGAACAGCCAAGTGTGTTTATCTCTATCCTAAAGTCCTTAATTTTCAACTCACCGAGTATCAGAGTAATCAACCAAATGAGTTCAGCATCGATCAGCGGACCGTAAGACCCAAAAACTTCCACGTCGAGCTGATTGAATTCTCTGAATCTGCCTTTCTGGGGTCTTTCGTGCCTGAACATGCTACCGATAGTGAAAACTTTTGTAATTCTCTCTTTGGCGTAAAAATTTCCCTCAATATATGCTCTCACCATTCCTGCTGTTGCTTCCGGTCTCAAGGAGACGGAATCCCCTGACGCATCTATAAACGTAAACATCTCTTTTCTGACTATGTCCGTAGAATCACCTATACTCCGTACAAAAA
It encodes:
- a CDS encoding SAM-dependent methyltransferase, with the protein product MGELENIIIEEIKKKGMISFDKFMEMALYTPKLGYYMGRRIPWGRKGDYLTGPHLHRIFGALIAIQLKEFWELMGKPKNFFLVEAGPGDGTLAYDILSFIYQSDTDFFHSISYVMIEKNPYLMSIQKKRLTIFSNVFWFSHLSDLPPVKGVFLSNELFDSFPVKRVVMEEDLKEIFVTFDEFGFREIAKDAEESIKEYFEQFSVSFERGFKTEVCLKARTFLQELAKRLDEGFVLTIDYGLTSKEYFSHDRADGTLLCYYKHRFHKNPYINIGEQDITAHVNFSALKVWGEEAGLKTFGFAPLGTYLVSMGLENVIPYFFYGGIDLEDSMKIKALLVPEGIGESHRVMVQAKNVCKAELKGFRMKNMESFL
- the rmuC gene encoding DNA recombination protein RmuC — encoded protein: MRRTEEMEDVTSHLIFFLFGLVTGGSLLYFLFRARNALTESQIRSLQTEIEDSKKRLFEVQLELKEALDSKARAEENAKRLPEIEKLIADLREENVNLKTRVAELTKEKELDSEKIRWVEEAQNRLREVFQALASEVLQSSSEEFLKYTRSQLETLLTQMKGDLSTHKAEFKNIVEPLEATLKTLDQYIRDLERKREGAYQGLQEQLKQLAQTHKELHTTTVSLVQALKSPTVRGKWGEYQLRRLVEMAGMVEHVDFKEQTTSDHRRPDMIIYLPNEGVLALDAKTPMQAYLEALEAQDEKTRDAKLSDHARSLKERVKELSDKEYWQRFAKAPEFVIMFVPNEACLSSAFERDPSLLDFAIEKRVFPASPLSLLALLKAIAFGWQQHRMVENASEIARHGKQLCERLSNFLDHLIKTGESLSGAVANYNKTIGSLEARLLPAAKKLRDLCALSEDTPDVKTIDIQVRLPLKEEESA
- the hisS gene encoding histidine--tRNA ligase; protein product: MIKRLRGFRDITGEEAQKFRIIEEVSRKYLELLGYSEVRIPILEKTELFVRSIGDSTDIVRKEMFTFIDASGDSVSLRPEATAGMVRAYIEGNFYAKERITKVFTIGSMFRHERPQKGRFREFNQLDVEVFGSYGPLIDAELIWLITLILGELKIKDFRIEINTLGCSVCREKYKKLFSEFVNERLTCLCEDCKERAKKNPLRIFDCKKPECHSATQDAPLLFESLCEECMAHFGKFKELLAGFGIQTIHNNRLVRGLDYYTRTVFEVTSERLGAQKAFIAGGRYDNLVREMGGPNIPGIGFALGLERLSLILETYPKKEVPKVFIAYLGEEAKKRLFGIVKQLLDKNIPVYYELDDRSLKSQMRYANSLSVDYVVIIGEEEVKNGVVILRDMKNGTQNTYGIDFTQALAEILKSFPMR